Genomic window (Arachis hypogaea cultivar Tifrunner chromosome 13, arahy.Tifrunner.gnm2.J5K5, whole genome shotgun sequence):
CTCTGCCAAATTACCGCCCTGATTTGGATGATAAGCGTCCACAAAGAGAGGTATCACATTGCATTGATGTTTTctgttcttttccttttatttctgCACTAAGAGTTATTAACAAACACCAGCCTTATTAAATGTTTTAACACTTTAAAAATTGTGGTGGTTGGTAAATTCTTTATCCCCTTGCATGTTCATGCTCTGATTGACTGATTTTTCTGTGCCCTTGCAGGTAATCTTACCCTTTGGTATTCATAGAGAAGTAGATACTCATCTCCGTGCCCATCTTTCACAAAAGCCTACCAAAAGGCTAGGTTCTTTTGATGATACTTTGCATAGATCAAGTGACGCTGGAAGTATTCACACCAATGACGGGATTTATGAGAAGCCAGTGCCTAGGATCCATAATTCTGTTGTCAAGGAGAAAATCCTTCAGCGAAGAAGTTTGGAACTGCGTAATAAGCAAGAAGATTGGCAGGTTTATTAACCCTATCTAAATTGCATCTTATTTGCCATTATATTCTTAGTTGGCATTTAAAGAGTGTTGCGTGTTCTTTTTTGAATATCTACCAGTATTTAATTTGTGGTTTTTGGGTTCCGGcaataaaaacatttttattgCTGGTTCAATTCAAGTCTCATTCGTATTGTGAGTGCAACTTTATGAAATCTAAGTACAATTAACGACCTTATTGGTCTAGCCCTGATCGTTATTGTAATAGTTATATCTGTTATGTTTGAATACACTTTTAATGAGTAATAGTTCTTatattaacaaatttaaaaagttgTTTGTTTCATTGTAGTTCTTTTGACTGGAGTGTAATCAGCAATAGTTGAATATTCTAGATGTTTGTGAGTTTTGATTCATGTTATCTGGTTTCTGAGCTTGATGACTTATGATTTGAGATGTTTGTTGATCTTCTCTATCTGTGAAAATTTGTGTGTATACATGTCCTTGTACAATTTTAGCTATTAGAAATTTATAACAGATGCTGGTTTATCTGTAGGGGTCTCCTGAAGGGCAAAGGATGCTCGAATTTCGTAGAAGTCTTCCTGCATTCAAAGAGAAAGATGCATTTTTGAAAGTCATTTCAAATAATCAGGTGAAAAGGGAAAAATGTGTCCCATGTGTTATGTAATGCTGTCACTGTCAATATTACAATTCTTTCTGAGATTCATGCTTTGTTAGCACTGGAACCACAGTTACAAATTTAGTTAAGGGATGTGAAGTGAGTAATGACTTGTAACAATGCAGCTATCCGTGATCGATTGTATGACTGTGACACGTTTGGAGAGGCATAGACACTGGAACATACATTTCTGGACAACATACATAATAGAGACTAATTTAGTTGTATAAGGTGCTATCAATCAGATCATGAATGGATGATATTCAATCTGATCAGCAAAATTTACCACAATAAAATACTCTgaatcatgttttttttttaatgttatagAGGTTAGTTATCAAATTGGCACATGTTATAATTTCTTAGCAAGCTATAATTCAGAATTCGTGGCATAAGTTGcaaatttttttcttatgtaGGACCATTTATTGCTGAGACTATGAATCCTGATATGCTTTTATTGAATGATAGTTTATATTAATTCGTGTCATTAATGAAAATTTGCAGGTCATTGTTGTCTCAGGTGAAACTGGTTGTGGTAAGACCACACAACTTCCCCAGTACATACTAGAATCTGAGATTGAAGCTGGACGTGGTGCTGGATGTAACATAATTTGTACTCAGCCTAGAAGAATATCTGCTATGTCTGTTTCTGAAAGAGTTGCAGCAGAACGTGGGGAGAAATTGGGAGAATCTGTTAGTTTGTCAATCTTTTGGGCTTTCTGGTTCTTGAAGTATCTGTTATACTTATGACTACTTATTAACTTATATTATCTAATTTGTCCTTCTGAAGGTTGGCTACAAAGTTCGGTTGGAGGGTATGAAAGGAAGGGATACTCGTCTTCTTTTTTGTACCACAGGTGTATTATTGAGGAGACTACTAGTGGATAGGACTTTAAATGGTGTAACTCATGTTGTTGTTGATGAAATTCATGAACGTGGAATGAATGAAGGTAGTCATATATAACATGTATTCCAGTGTTGTTGATTGCAATACAAGTTTACTTACCACTGGTTTTCACTTTTGTCAGATTTTCTTTTGATTGTCCTGAAGGAGCTTCTTCCTCGCCGTCCTGATTTGAGATTAATTTTGATGAGTGCAACCTTAAATGCTGAGCTTTTCTCTTCCTACTTTGATGGTGCTCCAACTATGCACATTCCTGTAAGCTCCAGACACAAACAGCTTATAGCATATTCACTTTctctaaaaaattttcttttgtaaAATAAAGACAGCTCTTTTTTCAGTCAGGTCTCAGTAGTAGTTGCTTGTTAAATATTTCACAAAGTGTCATGCATAGATTTCTCATTTTGCTTATAGTTGTCTTTAAAAATACCCTTCTCTGTTTGATCTTATGGCCTGTGAAATTATAGGGTTTTACATATCCAGTCCGAGCACGTTTTCTGGAGGATATTCTGGAAATGACTGGATATCGGTTGAATCCTTATAATCAAATTGATGACTATGGTCAAGAAAAAACATGGAAAATGCAGAAACAGGCTCTAGCTTTCCGGAAAAGAAAGAGCCAAATTGCTTCTGCTGTTGAGGTGCGTAACTTGCTGTAACATTGTTGCTTTTATAGCTATTCTTTTTGGGTCTAATTCTGTTCATTTCTCTATGAGTTTGTATAGGATGCGCTAGAAGTTGCAGACTTCCATGGATATAGTCTACGCACTCGGGAGTCATTGTCCTGCTGGTGCCCTGACTCACTTGGTTTTAACCTTATTGAACATGTGCTTTCTCACATTGTCAAGAATGAAAGGCCAggtgctgttttggtttttatGACTGGGTGGGATGACATAAACTCCTTGAAGGATAAGCTCCAAACTCATCCTTTGTTAGGAGATCCCAGCCGTGTCTTGCTTCTTGCATGTCATGGATCCATGGCCAGCACTGAGCAGGTAATGTTCATAGTAATAGGCTGGAAAGAAGCCAGCAAAAACAGTTGCCACAGTCTAGTTTGCGATTTAATTCAAGATATCAAAGTGCTATATAGTTCCCCTCTTAAGCTTATTGAGGGTAAATATGGTATTAAAAATGGCTTGTTTTTTACTGGCTTCGGGGAACattttttttcagattattaGATTGTAGAAGGGAGATATTTTAAAATGCAACTTGGAATCAAGAGTCTTGTAGAGCATGAATTTAATCTCATCCATTTACTGCTGCAATTGCGTATCTAAGGGACTTACTTTGTTACGCTTGCATTTATTTTGCTGCGGAAGATGGGGGAGTGTTGGATTTCTTGTCATATTGAAGCGATTAACTGAATAACATCTGTTTCTCACCTTATATTTCTAGTCATATTTACGCATCGCAATGTATTTTCTTATAAATTTTGTTTGCTTTcctgttttttcttttcttctgcagaGGTTGATATTTGAAAACCCTGAAGGTGGGGTGAGGAAAATTGTTCTGGCAACTAATATGGCTGAGACTAGTATTACCATCAATGATGTTGTCTTTGTGGTTGATTGTGGTAAAGCTAAAGAGACATCATATGATGCACTAAACAACACTCCTTGTTTACTTCCATCTTGGATATCAAAAGCTGCTGCCCGGcaggtattttttttattgtttatttaattttgtggATATTGATTATTTACCCCTTTGAGGTTGAACATTGTCAAATTAAACTGGTTAAGGAAGACCTAGAAAAATTGAGAACAATGTTAGAAAAACCGTTGATCCGTAATTTCTTCCTGAAATTTTGGTTTTTCATCAGGTAATGGGATCAGGATCAGCTGTATTTTCTTTACAACAAAAACCTAATAATTTTAGATTGTAAATAATGTGTCAACTGGAACAGATGGAATTGTTGCTGTCACATGCACAGACATTCTTGTATAGTTTAGCTAACATACAGATGTATATAGATTCACAATGTTTGATACTTTCCAAATTACTTCTTGTCATGAAGTATATGGATTTGCTTATTTTTGTTGCTTCAAAGgtttcaatttcttttctttaGAGAAGAGGAAGGGCTGGTCGTGTTCAACCTGGTGAATGCTACCATCTATATCCCAGATGTGTTTATGATGCTTTTGCTGATTATCAATTGCCCGAACTTTTGAGAACACCTTTGCAGTCCTTATGTTTGCAAATCAAAAGTTTACAACTTGGAAGCATATCTGAATTCTTAGCTAGAGCTCTCCAGCCACCAGAGGCGCTATCGGTAAAAATTCATTGTGCATATTTTTGGAACTTGTGCTGAAATACGACGGTTGTTAATTAAGTCCGTTACCAGTGACTTGTATACACTAAATTTTAACACATGTTCAACTTatataagttttattttatttaattaattgtaTTGTCAATTAATTTGATTCTGCAGGTTCAAAATGCTGTTGATTATCTGAAGATAATTGGGGCCTTGGATGACAATGAAAATTTGACAGTTCTAGGTAGAAGAACTAGTACTTTATTGTTTCTTGCTCTCAACTTCCCTTCCCATTTTTTCTTCCAACAAAGTTTCTCCTGTCATGGGTTTATCCAAGCTCTTCTTTTTCAATATTACATTTAGCTATATAAGAGAGAACAACTGCTGATATTGTCATAATGATTTGTTACTTTCCAGGGCGCAAGTTGTCAATGCTTCCTGTGGAGCCCAAACTCGGCAAAATGCTCATTCTGGGCGCTATCTTCAACTGTTTGGATCCCATAATGACTGTTGTTGCTGGTCTTAGTGTAAGGGATCCTTTTGTGATGCCGGCTGACAAGAAGGATGTAAGTCACCATGACTATCGTTTTCCCTTGACATTGGATGTAAATCTTGCTAGAAAAATAGtggattttatcattttttatgttatCATGTGATGACATCACTTGTTTTTTGGAATATTAATATTGGAACTAAAGTTTAACAATATCACCTGATTAAGTATGTTGGGCCTATCAAGTATCAAGCATGCTCTCTGGTAGAGCATATTAATG
Coding sequences:
- the LOC112792070 gene encoding DExH-box ATP-dependent RNA helicase DExH3 isoform X1, with translation MLQSYFRFRLTTTTAMSLRPLRPLRPSLPSATSHLIGLRAFHLRPTIASHLRLHPCSAAPTGAVELEWNDRQRFKQRTVALPFWRQRNSNYGRFAYQDFSSDDESDVELASPRSPAQQQMGESTLENIDEWRWKLTMLLRNNEEQEVVSREKKDRRDYEQLSALATRMDLYSRQYARVVVFSKAPLPNYRPDLDDKRPQREVILPFGIHREVDTHLRAHLSQKPTKRLGSFDDTLHRSSDAGSIHTNDGIYEKPVPRIHNSVVKEKILQRRSLELRNKQEDWQGSPEGQRMLEFRRSLPAFKEKDAFLKVISNNQVIVVSGETGCGKTTQLPQYILESEIEAGRGAGCNIICTQPRRISAMSVSERVAAERGEKLGESVGYKVRLEGMKGRDTRLLFCTTGVLLRRLLVDRTLNGVTHVVVDEIHERGMNEDFLLIVLKELLPRRPDLRLILMSATLNAELFSSYFDGAPTMHIPGFTYPVRARFLEDILEMTGYRLNPYNQIDDYGQEKTWKMQKQALAFRKRKSQIASAVEDALEVADFHGYSLRTRESLSCWCPDSLGFNLIEHVLSHIVKNERPGAVLVFMTGWDDINSLKDKLQTHPLLGDPSRVLLLACHGSMASTEQRLIFENPEGGVRKIVLATNMAETSITINDVVFVVDCGKAKETSYDALNNTPCLLPSWISKAAARQRRGRAGRVQPGECYHLYPRCVYDAFADYQLPELLRTPLQSLCLQIKSLQLGSISEFLARALQPPEALSVQNAVDYLKIIGALDDNENLTVLGRKLSMLPVEPKLGKMLILGAIFNCLDPIMTVVAGLSVRDPFVMPADKKDLAESAKAQFSARDYSDHLALVRAYEGWKEAEAQQAGYEYCWRNFLSSQTLRAIDSLRKQFFYLLKDIGLVDHNSETYSRWSQEEHLVRAVICAGLFPGVSSVVNKDKSIALKTMEDGQVLLYGNSVNGSVPKIPYPWLVFNEKVKVNAVFLRDSTGISDSVLLLFGGNISRGGLDGHLKMLGGYLEFFMKPELANTYLRLKGELEELIQKKLLDPMFDTQSHDELLSAVRLVISEDHCDGRFVFGRRATPAPKVKEATNSKSSAGVEAENFKNQLQSLLNRAGHEVPTYKTRQLKNNQFRSTVIFNGLDFVGQPCSNKKQAEKSAAAEALLWLKGDMHSSRDVASHMSVLLKKSNKKDKKTSSKRAKWS
- the LOC112792070 gene encoding DExH-box ATP-dependent RNA helicase DExH3 isoform X2, encoding MLLRNNEEQEVVSREKKDRRDYEQLSALATRMDLYSRQYARVVVFSKAPLPNYRPDLDDKRPQREVILPFGIHREVDTHLRAHLSQKPTKRLGSFDDTLHRSSDAGSIHTNDGIYEKPVPRIHNSVVKEKILQRRSLELRNKQEDWQGSPEGQRMLEFRRSLPAFKEKDAFLKVISNNQVIVVSGETGCGKTTQLPQYILESEIEAGRGAGCNIICTQPRRISAMSVSERVAAERGEKLGESVGYKVRLEGMKGRDTRLLFCTTGVLLRRLLVDRTLNGVTHVVVDEIHERGMNEDFLLIVLKELLPRRPDLRLILMSATLNAELFSSYFDGAPTMHIPGFTYPVRARFLEDILEMTGYRLNPYNQIDDYGQEKTWKMQKQALAFRKRKSQIASAVEDALEVADFHGYSLRTRESLSCWCPDSLGFNLIEHVLSHIVKNERPGAVLVFMTGWDDINSLKDKLQTHPLLGDPSRVLLLACHGSMASTEQRLIFENPEGGVRKIVLATNMAETSITINDVVFVVDCGKAKETSYDALNNTPCLLPSWISKAAARQRRGRAGRVQPGECYHLYPRCVYDAFADYQLPELLRTPLQSLCLQIKSLQLGSISEFLARALQPPEALSVQNAVDYLKIIGALDDNENLTVLGRKLSMLPVEPKLGKMLILGAIFNCLDPIMTVVAGLSVRDPFVMPADKKDLAESAKAQFSARDYSDHLALVRAYEGWKEAEAQQAGYEYCWRNFLSSQTLRAIDSLRKQFFYLLKDIGLVDHNSETYSRWSQEEHLVRAVICAGLFPGVSSVVNKDKSIALKTMEDGQVLLYGNSVNGSVPKIPYPWLVFNEKVKVNAVFLRDSTGISDSVLLLFGGNISRGGLDGHLKMLGGYLEFFMKPELANTYLRLKGELEELIQKKLLDPMFDTQSHDELLSAVRLVISEDHCDGRFVFGRRATPAPKVKEATNSKSSAGVEAENFKNQLQSLLNRAGHEVPTYKTRQLKNNQFRSTVIFNGLDFVGQPCSNKKQAEKSAAAEALLWLKGDMHSSRDVASHMSVLLKKSNKKDKKTSSKRAKWS